A stretch of Apostichopus japonicus isolate 1M-3 chromosome 9, ASM3797524v1, whole genome shotgun sequence DNA encodes these proteins:
- the LOC139974462 gene encoding fibrinogen-like protein A isoform X2 has product MKLQLLCFFIFGVFLLEFLSVESSDEVSDVRTDKIKSRRRRDTESSSYFYYQEPEYPRDCKEVYEQCDDQTESGIFMIQPDGAPGPFAVYCNNSIDGGGWTVFLRRVDGTVNFYRDWNDYKKGFGFLRREFWLGNDNIAYLTNQGNYELRIDMNNVNGKPYYANYNLFRISDESSNYRLTDLGDYLSESTANYDAMAYNRNMSFTTRDRDNDNKSSYNCASKWYGAWWYNNCHYTHLTSLYFGATGNHQSIEWYNLPESRYNLKYAEMKLRPLL; this is encoded by the exons atgaAGTTACAGCTTTTGTGCTTCTTCATTTTTGGAGTTTTTCTTCTGGAATTTCTTTCTGTGGAATCTTCTGATGAAGTG AGTGACGTGAGAACTGATAAAATTAAATCCAGGCGACGAAGAGACACGGAAA GTTCATCTTACTTCTACTACCAAGAGCCTGAATATCCAAGAGATTGCAAGGAAGTCTATGAACAATGTGATGATCAAACTGAATCTGGTATTTTCATGATTCAGCCTGACGGTGCTCCAGGACCATTTGCGGTTTATTGCAATAATTCTATCGATGGCGGAGGTTGGACG GTTTTCCTACGTCGAGTCGATGGCACAGTAAATTTTTACCGTGACTGGAATGATTATAAGAAAGGATTCGGCTTTCTTCGCCGAGAGTTTTGGCTTGGTAATGACAACATTGCTTATTTGACAAACCAAGGCAACTATGAGCTACGAATCGACATGAATAATGTCAACGGAAAACCATATTACGCCAATTACAACCTCTTCAGAATTAGTGATGAAAGCAGCAACTACAGATTGACAGATCTTGGTGACTATTTGTCTGAGAGCACAGCAA ATTATGACGCTATGGCTTATAACAGAAACATGTCCTTCACTACCAGAGACCGGGACAACGACAATAAGAGTAGTTACAACTGTGCATCGAAATGGTATGGTGCCTGGTGGTACAATAATTGTCATTATACCCACCTGACAAGTCTCTACTTTGGAGCAACGGGTAATCATCAAAGCATTGAGTGGTATAATCTTCCTGAGAGTAGATACAACCTCAAATATGCAGAAATGAAACTACGCCCTCTACTTTGA